From one Cydia strobilella chromosome 24, ilCydStro3.1, whole genome shotgun sequence genomic stretch:
- the LOC134752409 gene encoding uncharacterized protein LOC134752409 — MTVPNEVLSSFTTALQQLQRVFDTMTREMTAFTTSLNNTSEDVASFRNEISEMKSQLKELDFCKSEVKNLRTEVVELRQEIEYKEQRHLLKDVEILGLTEHNSENLQQVIHTMCAKLGVELDPRDVDDVRRVGLRGGGVGSVERPRPVVLTLTRRAPRDQILRAARVRRGLTTDMLEVPGSSRRVYINEHLTKANRVLFSKARAAGAQLNFKFTWTSNGTIYMRRSEISSIVRISSEAVLEKLYKGPASNSQHAPFQGLPN, encoded by the coding sequence ATGACTGTTCCCAACGAGGTTCTCTCTTCATTTACAACAGCCCTCCAGCAACTGCAACGCGTCTTCGACACAATGACACGAGAGATGACCGCGTTCACTACATCGCTCAACAACACCTCTGAGGACGTGGCATCTTTTCGAAATGAAATCTCAGAAATGAAAAGCCAGCTGAAAGAGCTAGATTTTTGTAAATCTGAAGTAAAAAATCTTCGCACTGAAGTGGTCGAGCTGCGCCAAGAAATAGAATACAaggaacagcgccatctactgaAGGATGTCGAAATTTTAGGTCTAACAGAACACAATAGCGAAAACTTACAACAAGTAATTCACACAATGTGCGCCAAGTTGGGTGTCGAACTGGACCCTCGTGACGTGGATGACGTGCGGCGCGTGGGCCTTCGCGGCGGTGGCGTGGGCAGCGTCGAGCGGCCACGACCCGTTGTGCTGACGCTGACGCGGCGCGCCCCGCGTGACCAGATCCTGCGCGCCGCCAGAGTACGCCGCGGGCTCACCACTGATATGCTGGAAGTTCCGGGAAGCTCTCGTCGCGTGTACATAAACGAACACCTCACAAAGGCTAACAGGGTTCTTTTCAGTAAAGCCCGAGCCGCAGGAGCTCAACTAAACTTTAAATTCACTTGGACCTCAAACGGTACCATTTATATGCGTCGCTCCGAAATTAGCTCAATAGTACGAATTTCATCGGAAGCAGTGTTGGAAAAACTATACAAGGGACCTGCATCTAATAGTCAACACGCGCCGTTTCAAGGGCTGCCTAATTGA
- the LOC134752152 gene encoding uncharacterized protein LOC134752152 has protein sequence MSLIVVEDDSSDEIASMSDGEQGKHVLENKIKNKPSAQELTMDERSYDDAETMSTADNNDDEEKPLLELMKHLINYNGKQNTKLTNNQLVGILKKEFDLDPANLHFICVDIYMNVLKKFLKDWPQWDEFDQAMHETRCMDDHEEIEKMLDVEYTSLKQYLSTILKATERFAIEAAQKLKHSQEIPETSKAVPGDVVLEINCTRNELNKLFFRKPHPHYKSSIFNINSYVPSKIYINQQSFQSMLNSCYVNIFINMACFKYKREILPNFKHKLINKNLRRLQREPKLNTHLQSFKNTKPQGDVGRKDLKLVIEKIQRSNRYNIEQQQDVDTILKTINEDLHVLPASYNNGRVEIPCTFRFHMGKYPYVRHLYEEVDTESEKYDLQLEEKISPMLLFHISRLSLVTKFTNTDSNWLRLECSICQRKYYGVHGIEALKAHFREAHQNEPNWSCSHCDKEFLATQLATARWHHQCENIEEHKLFEN, from the exons AGCGCACAAGAGTTGACTATGGATGAGAGATCTTACGACGATGCAGAGACTATGTCTACCGCggataataatgatgatgaag AAAAACCCCTGTTAGAACTAATGAAGCATTTAATAAACTACAACGGCAAGCAGAACACCAAGCTGACGAACAACCAGCTCGTCGGCATCCTCAAGAAGGAGTTTGACTTGGACCCCGCCAACCTGCACTTTATCTGTGTGGACATATATATGAACGTGCTAAAGAAATTCTTGAAGGATTGGCCGCAGTGGGATGAATTTGATCAG GCAATGCATGAAACCCGCTGTATGGATGACCACGAAGAGATTGAAAAAATGCTGGACGTAGAATACACATCCCTAAAGCAATACCTCTCCACCATTTTGAAAGCGACTGAACGTTTCGCCATAGAAGCGGCCCAGAAACTAAAACATAGCCAAGAAATCCCCGAAACCAGCAAAGCGGTCCCCGGCGACGTTGTCCTAGAGATAAATTGCACTAGAaatgaattaaataaactattctttAGAAAACCACATCCGCACTACAAAAGctcaatatttaatataaattcttaCGTAccatcaaaaatatatattaaccaACAGTCTTTTCAGTCCATGCTGAATTCCTGctatgttaatatttttataaatatggcctgttttaaatataaaagagaAATACTGCCGAATTTCAAacataaactaataaataaaaatttaagacgGCTGCAACGGGAGCCTAAATTAAACACTCATTTGCAATCATTCAAAAATACTAAACCACAAGGGGATGTAGGGAGAAAAGACTTGAAATTAGTTATAGAGAAAATACAGCGGTCCAATAGATACAACATAGAGCAACAACAGGATGTAGATACGATATTAAAAACTATTAATGAAGATTTGCATGTGTTGCCAGCGTCATACAATAATGGCAGGGTGGAGATACCTTGTACATTTAGATTTCATATGGGCAAATATCCATATGTGAGACATTTATATGAAGAAGTTGATACTGAATCGGAGAAGTATGATTTGCAGTTGGAAGAGAAGATTTCACCGATGCTGTTGTTTCATATAtccag GTTAAGCCTGGTGACCAAGTTCACAAACACTGATAGCAACTGGCTGCGGCTGGAATGTTCTATCTGTCAGAGGAAATATTACGGCGTCCACGGAATAGAGGCACTGAAGGCACATTTTAG ggaAGCCCATCAAAACGAACCTAACTGGAGCTGCAGCCACTGCGACAAAGAGTTCTTAGCCACTCAGTTGGCTACCGCCAGGTGGCACCATCAGTGCGAAAACATTGAGGAACATAAACTGTTTGAAAATTAA